AATAGGGATATTACTAGCACGGGATGAAATCTAAGGTTAAAACAATTGGAATTTTAGGAAGCGGGCAGCTCGGACGCATGAGCGCACTTGCCGCGGCAGAGCTTGGTATTAAGGTACATGTCTACTCTCCTGAGGCTGACAGTCCTGCAGAGCAGGTTAGTGCAAAAGGATTTGTCGGCGACTATACAGACAAGAAGAAATTAAGGGCGTTTGCTAAGAGCGTGGATGTGGTCTCGTATGAGTTTGAAAACATTCCTGTTGAGAGCGTCCGTTTTATTCAGAAAATTAAACCTGTATACCCCGATGACAAACTTCTGGAAGTCTCCCAAAACCGCATAACAGAAAAGAGCTATCTAAATAACATAGGTATACCCACAGCTAAGTGGGCCCCAATATACAGTCCTGAGGATATAGACAAGGCCGTCGGCGAGTTGGGAGGTAAGAATTTTGTACTTAAGACAACACGATTTGGCTATGATGGAAAGGGGCAGACAACTCATAAAGCCGGCGATAGCGCAAAGAGAAGTTTTAGTAAGCTTGGTTCAGATGAGCTGATACTTGAGGAAATGGTCAATTTTAAGTGCGAAATATCGATTATTATAGCAAGGGATAAGTTCGGCAAATCTGCGGTATACGGTCCTGTAGAAAATGTACACAAAAACCATATTCTTCACACTAGCACGGTGCCCGCAAAGGTAGATTCGAAAGTTGCGGCCAAGGCAAAAAGAGTTGCACGCAAACTGGCAGACTCAGTTGGATTAATAGGAGTTCTGGGACTTGAGATGTTTGTGACAAAAGACGGGCAGATTTTAGCAAATGAAATAGCACCTCGGACTCATAATTCAGGGCACTTAACTATTGATGCATGTGCCGCGTCACAGTTTGAACAGCACGTAAGAACTATTAGCGGACTTCCGGTTTCTGACCCTACCCCGCATTCAAACGCGGTAATGACAAATCTAATTGGAAATGACGTAAATCAGGTAAAAAAGTACTATGATATGAAAGGCGCTTGTATTCATATATATGGCAAAAGTGAGGCTAGAGCCGGCCGGAAAATGGGCCATGTTACCGTAATAAAACCTATTAAAAAGTAGCTCGATAACACTTTAAGTATAAATCCTAAACTACTACATACACTTATTTATTAACCAAGTTTTGCTCTACGCTTAAGATATATCAGTGATCCTATAAATAAAAATGTTGCGATAACAACAGATCCCCACCCAGATAGCGTAGGTACAGCCCTAGGAGGAAGCGGCCTGAGCGCGATTGCGCTTATATCAAAGCCTTCATCTTGCAACTCGACAACATAA
The DNA window shown above is from Thermodesulfobacteriota bacterium and carries:
- a CDS encoding 5-(carboxyamino)imidazole ribonucleotide synthase — encoded protein: MKSKVKTIGILGSGQLGRMSALAAAELGIKVHVYSPEADSPAEQVSAKGFVGDYTDKKKLRAFAKSVDVVSYEFENIPVESVRFIQKIKPVYPDDKLLEVSQNRITEKSYLNNIGIPTAKWAPIYSPEDIDKAVGELGGKNFVLKTTRFGYDGKGQTTHKAGDSAKRSFSKLGSDELILEEMVNFKCEISIIIARDKFGKSAVYGPVENVHKNHILHTSTVPAKVDSKVAAKAKRVARKLADSVGLIGVLGLEMFVTKDGQILANEIAPRTHNSGHLTIDACAASQFEQHVRTISGLPVSDPTPHSNAVMTNLIGNDVNQVKKYYDMKGACIHIYGKSEARAGRKMGHVTVIKPIKK